The Osmerus eperlanus chromosome 15, fOsmEpe2.1, whole genome shotgun sequence genome includes a window with the following:
- the LOC134034994 gene encoding vesicle-associated membrane protein-associated protein A-like isoform X3: protein MLEPGASIAVSVMLQPFDYDPNEKSKHKFMVQTVFMTPSSSDTEAVWKNAKADDLMDSKLRCVFELPSDNNRQMRLATAGHTPKLSSRQYGGSAATTPGEYCTPLSSQHHLTSDLLECSKWQSEVDASRATPLLSSRSDSCSTSRPSGAPLDQPDMRRLVEECKRLQTEVGKLSDENRQLKDDGVRMRRSHRPDNTVLNSASLARRDHGSSSLPSLLVVIAAIFIGLFLGKFVL from the exons ATGCTGGAACCGGGAGCCAGCATTGCTGTCTCAG TCATGTTGCAGCCCTTCGACTATGACCCCAATGAGAAAAGCAAACACAAGTTCATGGTCCAGACAGTCTTCATGACTCCCAGCTCCTCAGACACAGAGGCAGTG TGGAAGAATGCCAAGGCTGATGACCTGATGGACTCCAAGCTCcgctgtgtgtttgagttgcCCTCAGACAACAACAGACAG ATGAGATTGGCTACAGCAGGTCACACCCCCAAGCTGAGCAGTAGGCAGTATGGCGGCAGTGCAGCGACCACTCCAGGAGAGTACTGCACCCCTCTGAGCAGCCAACAccacctgacctctgacctcctggaGTGCAGCAAGTGGCAG TCCGAGGTTGACGCGAGCAGAGCCACACCCCTTCTCAGCTCCAGGTCGGACAGCTGCTCCACCTCGCGGCCCAGTGGGGCCCCTCTGGACCAGCCAGACAtgaggaggctggtggaggagtgtAAGAGGCTGCAGACAGAAGTGGGGAAGCTCTCTGATGAGAACCGACAGCTTAAG GACGatggggtgaggatgaggaggagccaCCGGCCAGACAACACAGTCCTTAACTCTGCCTCCCTGGCGAGGAGAGACCATGGCTCCAGCTCCTTGCCCTCCCTCCTGGTGGTCATAGCAGCTATCTTCATCGGTCTCTTCCTGGGAAAGTTTGTTCTGTGA
- the LOC134034994 gene encoding vesicle-associated membrane protein-associated protein A-like isoform X1, with protein MSKLEQILVLDPPYDLKFKGPFTDVVTTHLRLWNPSDRRVCFKVKTTAPRRYCVRPNSGMLEPGASIAVSVMLQPFDYDPNEKSKHKFMVQTVFMTPSSSDTEAVWKNAKADDLMDSKLRCVFELPSDNNRQMRLATAGHTPKLSSRQYGGSAATTPGEYCTPLSSQHHLTSDLLECSKWQSEVDASRATPLLSSRSDSCSTSRPSGAPLDQPDMRRLVEECKRLQTEVGKLSDENRQLKDDGVRMRRSHRPDNTVLNSASLARRDHGSSSLPSLLVVIAAIFIGLFLGKFVL; from the exons ATGTCTAAATTGGAACAAATACTTGTCCTTGACCCACCATATGACCTAAAATTTAAAG GTCCGTTCACAGACGTGGTGACCACCCACCTGCGTCTGTGGAACCCATCTGACAGGAGAGTATGTTTCAAGGTGAAGACCACAGCTCCACGGCGCTACTGTGTCCGACCGAACAGTGGGATGCTGGAACCGGGAGCCAGCATTGCTGTCTCAG TCATGTTGCAGCCCTTCGACTATGACCCCAATGAGAAAAGCAAACACAAGTTCATGGTCCAGACAGTCTTCATGACTCCCAGCTCCTCAGACACAGAGGCAGTG TGGAAGAATGCCAAGGCTGATGACCTGATGGACTCCAAGCTCcgctgtgtgtttgagttgcCCTCAGACAACAACAGACAG ATGAGATTGGCTACAGCAGGTCACACCCCCAAGCTGAGCAGTAGGCAGTATGGCGGCAGTGCAGCGACCACTCCAGGAGAGTACTGCACCCCTCTGAGCAGCCAACAccacctgacctctgacctcctggaGTGCAGCAAGTGGCAG TCCGAGGTTGACGCGAGCAGAGCCACACCCCTTCTCAGCTCCAGGTCGGACAGCTGCTCCACCTCGCGGCCCAGTGGGGCCCCTCTGGACCAGCCAGACAtgaggaggctggtggaggagtgtAAGAGGCTGCAGACAGAAGTGGGGAAGCTCTCTGATGAGAACCGACAGCTTAAG GACGatggggtgaggatgaggaggagccaCCGGCCAGACAACACAGTCCTTAACTCTGCCTCCCTGGCGAGGAGAGACCATGGCTCCAGCTCCTTGCCCTCCCTCCTGGTGGTCATAGCAGCTATCTTCATCGGTCTCTTCCTGGGAAAGTTTGTTCTGTGA
- the LOC134034994 gene encoding vesicle-associated membrane protein-associated protein A-like isoform X4, translating into MSKLEQILVLDPPYDLKFKGPFTDVVTTHLRLWNPSDRRVCFKVKTTAPRRYCVRPNSGMLEPGASIAVSVMLQPFDYDPNEKSKHKFMVQTVFMTPSSSDTEAVWKNAKADDLMDSKLRCVFELPSDNNRQMRLATAGHTPKLSSRQYGGSAATTPGEYCTPLSSQHHLTSDLLECSKWQVGDIQTDTARQTNRQPDGQTGRSMERLIERLIDSQAEVL; encoded by the exons ATGTCTAAATTGGAACAAATACTTGTCCTTGACCCACCATATGACCTAAAATTTAAAG GTCCGTTCACAGACGTGGTGACCACCCACCTGCGTCTGTGGAACCCATCTGACAGGAGAGTATGTTTCAAGGTGAAGACCACAGCTCCACGGCGCTACTGTGTCCGACCGAACAGTGGGATGCTGGAACCGGGAGCCAGCATTGCTGTCTCAG TCATGTTGCAGCCCTTCGACTATGACCCCAATGAGAAAAGCAAACACAAGTTCATGGTCCAGACAGTCTTCATGACTCCCAGCTCCTCAGACACAGAGGCAGTG TGGAAGAATGCCAAGGCTGATGACCTGATGGACTCCAAGCTCcgctgtgtgtttgagttgcCCTCAGACAACAACAGACAG ATGAGATTGGCTACAGCAGGTCACACCCCCAAGCTGAGCAGTAGGCAGTATGGCGGCAGTGCAGCGACCACTCCAGGAGAGTACTGCACCCCTCTGAGCAGCCAACAccacctgacctctgacctcctggaGTGCAGCAAGTGGCAGGTTGGTGACATACAGACTGATACAGCCAGGCAGACCAATAGACaaccagacggacagacaggcagatcgATGGAGAGACTTATAGAGAGACTGATAGACAGCCAGGCAGAAGTTCTGTGA
- the LOC134034994 gene encoding vesicle-associated membrane protein-associated protein A-like isoform X2 — protein sequence MSKLEQILVLDPPYDLKFKGPFTDVVTTHLRLWNPSDRRVCFKVKTTAPRRYCVRPNSGMLEPGASIAVSVMLQPFDYDPNEKSKHKFMVQTVFMTPSSSDTEAVWKNAKADDLMDSKLRCVFELPSDNNRQSEVDASRATPLLSSRSDSCSTSRPSGAPLDQPDMRRLVEECKRLQTEVGKLSDENRQLKDDGVRMRRSHRPDNTVLNSASLARRDHGSSSLPSLLVVIAAIFIGLFLGKFVL from the exons ATGTCTAAATTGGAACAAATACTTGTCCTTGACCCACCATATGACCTAAAATTTAAAG GTCCGTTCACAGACGTGGTGACCACCCACCTGCGTCTGTGGAACCCATCTGACAGGAGAGTATGTTTCAAGGTGAAGACCACAGCTCCACGGCGCTACTGTGTCCGACCGAACAGTGGGATGCTGGAACCGGGAGCCAGCATTGCTGTCTCAG TCATGTTGCAGCCCTTCGACTATGACCCCAATGAGAAAAGCAAACACAAGTTCATGGTCCAGACAGTCTTCATGACTCCCAGCTCCTCAGACACAGAGGCAGTG TGGAAGAATGCCAAGGCTGATGACCTGATGGACTCCAAGCTCcgctgtgtgtttgagttgcCCTCAGACAACAACAGACAG TCCGAGGTTGACGCGAGCAGAGCCACACCCCTTCTCAGCTCCAGGTCGGACAGCTGCTCCACCTCGCGGCCCAGTGGGGCCCCTCTGGACCAGCCAGACAtgaggaggctggtggaggagtgtAAGAGGCTGCAGACAGAAGTGGGGAAGCTCTCTGATGAGAACCGACAGCTTAAG GACGatggggtgaggatgaggaggagccaCCGGCCAGACAACACAGTCCTTAACTCTGCCTCCCTGGCGAGGAGAGACCATGGCTCCAGCTCCTTGCCCTCCCTCCTGGTGGTCATAGCAGCTATCTTCATCGGTCTCTTCCTGGGAAAGTTTGTTCTGTGA